In Macrotis lagotis isolate mMagLag1 chromosome 8, bilby.v1.9.chrom.fasta, whole genome shotgun sequence, a single genomic region encodes these proteins:
- the IGFBP1 gene encoding LOW QUALITY PROTEIN: insulin-like growth factor-binding protein 1 (The sequence of the model RefSeq protein was modified relative to this genomic sequence to represent the inferred CDS: inserted 1 base in 1 codon), producing the protein MARALYRAGGRGPRQTLVGSPAVFXSAPLAPLPGMTDALPSRSCSRRRPLLAWLLLAFQGHVLSAALGSPRPLHCAPCTPDRLALCPAAPPRCPEPARQPGCGCCQTCALQLGEACGVYTARCARGLSCRARPGEPRPLHALTQGRGACVPTPDLEPAPSSEASDAKDPLDPESTAPESAEMTQEQLLDNYHLIFPPGEERPILWNAISTYENIKSKKISDIKKWKEPCQRELYKVLDRLAKAQQKTGEEIYTFYLPNCNKNGFYHSKQCETSLEGNPVLCWCVYPWSGKKIPGSPELRGDPGCHRYFNVHN; encoded by the exons ATGGCGCGGGCGCTTTATAGGGCCGGCGGCCGGGGTCCCCGGCAGACACTCGTGGGGTCCCCCGCCGTCT TCTCAGCTCCCCTCGCACCTCTGCCGGGAATGACTGACGCCCTGCCCTCGAGGAGCTGCTCCCGCCGCCGCCCGCTGCTCGCCTGGCTCCTGCTGGCCTTCCAGGGCCACGTGCTGTCCGCGGCCCTGGGCAGCCCGAGGCCCCTGCACTGCGCCCCCTGCACCCCCGACCGGCTGGCCCTCTGCCCGGCCGCGCCGCCCCGCTGCCCCGAGCCGGCTCGCCAGCCCGGCTGCGGCTGCTGCCAGACGTGCGCCCTGCAGCTGGGCGAGGCGTGCGGCGTCTACACGGCGCGCTGCGCCCGGGGCCTGAGCTGCCGGGCCCGCCCGGGGGAGCCCCGGCCCCTGCATGCGCTCACCCAGGGCCGGGGGGCCTGCGTCCCGACGCCCGACCTGGAACCGGCCCCCAGCTCCGAGGCTTCAG atgctAAGGACCCTTTGGATCCTGAAAGTACAGCACCGGAAAGTGCAGAAATGACACAGGAGCAACTTTTGGATAATTATCACTTGATCTTCCCCCCAGGTGAAGAAAGACCTATCCTTTGGAATGCTATCAGCacttatgaaaatataaaatccaagaaaatctctgacataaaaaaatggaag GAGCCTTGTCAAAGAGAACTATACAAGGTACTGGACAGATTAGCCAAAGCTCAGCAGAAGACAGGAGAAgaaatttatacattttatcttCCTAACTGCAACAAGAATGGATTTTATCACAGCAAGCAG TGTGAGACTTCTCTAGAAGGAAACCCTGTCCTCTGTTGGTGTGTCTACCCTTGGAGTGGAAAAAAGATTCCTGGCTCACCAGAGTTAAGAGGAGATCCTGGCTGTCATCGCTATTTTAAtgtacataactga